A genomic segment from Actinomadura hallensis encodes:
- a CDS encoding alpha/beta fold hydrolase, with amino-acid sequence MTTSTPAKTYVLIHGGGGSAYDWHLLESELHDRGHGTVAVDLPMTDPQAGLWDYADAVVRAAGERRPLVVVAHSWGGLVGPLVAARLAPAALVMLTAMIPKPGETPGEWWERSGWVPPGVEDEYELYMHDVPRELGERVLAHDGALAANMSMDRANDEPWPLPAWPDVPTRYLLCRDDRFFTPEFVRRHVRDRLGITPDEIPGGHMAMLSHPSELADYLTRLP; translated from the coding sequence ATGACGACCTCGACTCCCGCGAAGACCTACGTCCTCATCCACGGCGGCGGTGGCAGCGCGTACGACTGGCACCTCCTGGAGTCCGAGCTGCACGACCGCGGGCACGGCACGGTCGCGGTGGACCTGCCCATGACCGACCCGCAGGCGGGGCTCTGGGACTACGCCGACGCGGTCGTCCGGGCGGCGGGCGAGCGCCGGCCGCTCGTGGTGGTGGCGCACTCCTGGGGAGGCCTCGTGGGCCCCCTGGTCGCCGCCCGCCTCGCACCCGCCGCGCTCGTCATGCTGACCGCCATGATCCCGAAGCCGGGCGAGACACCCGGCGAGTGGTGGGAGCGCAGCGGCTGGGTCCCGCCCGGCGTCGAGGACGAGTACGAGCTGTACATGCACGACGTCCCGAGGGAGCTGGGGGAGCGGGTCCTGGCGCACGACGGGGCGCTCGCCGCGAACATGAGCATGGACCGCGCGAACGACGAGCCGTGGCCGCTGCCCGCCTGGCCGGACGTCCCGACCCGGTACCTGCTCTGCCGCGACGACCGCTTCTTCACGCCGGAGTTCGTCCGCCGCCACGTGCGCGACCGGCTCGGCATCACCCCGGACGAGATCCCCGGCGGCCACATGGCGATGCTCTCCCACCCGTCCGAACTGGCCGACTACCTGACCCGGCTCCCGTGA
- a CDS encoding acyl-CoA dehydrogenase family protein: MYTGNPDVPDDVFDDILSQVSEFVRTRVVPRENEIMASDAVPADLRAQAAEMGLFGYAIPQKWGGLGLDLVQDVELAMEFGYTSLAVRSMFGTNNGIAGQVLVAFGTEEQKERWLPGIASGDVVASFALTEPGAGSNPAGLRTTAAEDGGGWVIDGSKQFITNAPDAGLFVVFARLRPAPEKGNGIAVFLVPADAPGVEVGAKDAKMGQEGASTAEVFFRGVRVGPEALVGGDAEVGYRAAMTSLARGRVHIAALAVGCAQRALDESVSYAASATQGGSVIGDFQLVQAMLADQKVGVEAGRALVRDTARRYVTGDDRRVGPSVAKLYCTEMAGRAADLAVQVHGGAGYMREVAVERLYRDVRLLRLYEGTSEIQRLIIGGALVRRARSEAR, encoded by the coding sequence ATGTACACCGGCAACCCCGACGTCCCCGACGACGTGTTCGACGACATCCTCAGCCAGGTCTCCGAGTTCGTGCGGACGCGGGTCGTCCCCCGGGAGAACGAGATCATGGCGTCGGACGCGGTCCCCGCCGACCTGCGGGCGCAGGCCGCCGAGATGGGCCTGTTCGGCTACGCGATCCCCCAGAAGTGGGGCGGGCTCGGGCTGGACCTCGTCCAGGACGTCGAACTCGCCATGGAGTTCGGCTACACCTCGCTCGCCGTGCGCTCCATGTTCGGCACCAACAACGGCATCGCCGGGCAGGTGCTCGTCGCGTTCGGCACCGAGGAGCAGAAGGAGCGGTGGCTGCCGGGCATCGCGTCCGGGGACGTCGTGGCGTCCTTCGCCCTCACCGAGCCGGGCGCCGGGTCCAACCCCGCCGGGCTCCGCACCACGGCCGCCGAGGACGGCGGCGGGTGGGTGATCGACGGGTCGAAGCAGTTCATCACGAACGCTCCCGACGCCGGGCTCTTCGTGGTGTTCGCGCGGCTGCGCCCGGCGCCGGAGAAGGGCAACGGCATCGCGGTGTTCCTGGTCCCGGCCGACGCTCCCGGCGTCGAGGTCGGCGCCAAGGACGCCAAGATGGGCCAGGAGGGGGCGAGCACCGCCGAGGTCTTCTTCCGCGGCGTGCGGGTGGGGCCGGAGGCGCTCGTCGGCGGGGACGCCGAGGTCGGGTACCGGGCGGCCATGACGTCGCTGGCGCGCGGACGCGTCCACATCGCCGCGCTCGCCGTCGGCTGCGCGCAGCGCGCGCTCGACGAGTCGGTGTCCTACGCGGCGAGCGCGACGCAGGGCGGCTCGGTGATCGGGGACTTCCAGCTGGTGCAGGCGATGCTCGCCGACCAGAAGGTCGGGGTCGAGGCCGGGCGCGCGCTCGTCCGCGACACCGCGCGCCGCTACGTCACCGGCGACGACCGGCGCGTCGGCCCGAGCGTCGCGAAGCTCTACTGCACGGAGATGGCCGGACGCGCGGCCGACCTGGCGGTCCAGGTCCACGGCGGCGCCGGGTACATGCGGGAGGTCGCGGTCGAGCGGCTCTACCGCGACGTCCGGCTCCTGCGCCTCTACGAGGGGACGAGCGAGATCCAGCGGCTCATCATCGGCGGGGCGCTGGTGAGGCGGGCGCGATCGGAGGCCCGCTGA
- the nhaA gene encoding Na+/H+ antiporter NhaA: MAERSVPVPEGLRAFRVTGRGGTIVLLAATVAGLVWANLPFGDSYEAFWETDLAVRLGGRGFSLSLRNWVNDGLMTLFFFTVGLEISRQLRVGQLRDRRLVAVPVVAATGGVLVPALLYTAVNHGGPGAGGWGIPVASDTAFVLGLLAVIGTRCPDQLRLFLLTATVIDDILAILVIALFYTEDLSVAALLAAAVLVGLIVALRWLRVWRAPLYVLLGLGVWAATLESGVHPTAVGVLLGMLVAVYGPSEHKLLTASEIVHALSRAPSPELERLATQSVRRTVSINERLQLRLLPWTSYVIVPVFALANAGVVLDAESLGEAARSPVTIGVVLGLVLGKFAGIALGTWIPLRLGLGVLPGNLVWGQVLGGAAVSGIGFTVSLFITDLAFSGDPALGTQAKIGILAGSLLAAGTGWLIFRLAWDRGGVCAPPGDGAENGDGGAEPEPLPPVTVRDHVLGPDDAPVTLVEYGDFECPYCGRAVDVVRRLREEYGERLRFVFRHFPLREVHPHAVAAAIVSEAAADEGRFWDMHDILFANQLALTDADLTAYGERLGVNAWADPDRHRRRVNSDREEGERSGASGTPTFFVNGTLHDGAHDFAGLSAAIDRALEGDRGS; the protein is encoded by the coding sequence GTGGCCGAGCGATCCGTCCCCGTCCCGGAGGGACTCCGCGCGTTCCGGGTCACCGGGCGGGGCGGCACCATCGTCCTCCTCGCCGCCACGGTGGCCGGGCTGGTGTGGGCCAACCTGCCGTTCGGCGACTCCTACGAGGCGTTCTGGGAGACCGACCTGGCCGTGCGGCTCGGCGGCCGCGGCTTCTCGCTGAGCCTGCGGAACTGGGTCAACGACGGGCTGATGACGCTGTTCTTCTTCACCGTCGGGCTGGAGATCAGCCGGCAGCTGAGGGTGGGGCAGCTGCGGGACCGGCGGCTGGTCGCGGTGCCGGTGGTGGCCGCGACCGGCGGCGTCCTGGTGCCCGCGCTGCTGTACACGGCGGTGAACCACGGCGGCCCCGGCGCGGGCGGCTGGGGCATCCCGGTGGCGAGCGACACCGCGTTCGTCCTGGGGCTGCTCGCGGTGATCGGGACGCGCTGCCCCGATCAGCTGCGGCTGTTCCTGCTGACGGCGACGGTCATCGACGACATCCTCGCGATCCTGGTGATCGCGCTGTTCTACACCGAGGACCTGTCGGTGGCGGCGCTGCTGGCCGCGGCGGTCCTGGTGGGGCTGATCGTGGCGCTGCGGTGGCTGCGGGTCTGGCGGGCGCCCCTGTACGTGCTGCTCGGGCTCGGCGTGTGGGCGGCGACGCTGGAGAGCGGCGTCCACCCCACGGCCGTCGGGGTGCTGCTGGGCATGCTGGTGGCGGTGTACGGGCCGAGCGAGCACAAGCTGCTCACGGCGAGCGAGATCGTCCACGCGCTGTCGCGGGCCCCGAGCCCGGAGCTGGAGCGGCTCGCCACCCAGAGCGTCCGGCGGACGGTGTCCATCAACGAGCGGCTCCAGCTGCGGCTCCTTCCGTGGACGAGTTACGTCATCGTGCCGGTCTTCGCGCTGGCCAACGCGGGCGTGGTGCTGGACGCGGAGTCGCTGGGCGAGGCGGCCCGCTCCCCCGTCACGATCGGCGTCGTGCTCGGCCTGGTGCTGGGCAAGTTCGCGGGCATCGCCCTCGGGACCTGGATACCGCTGCGGCTCGGCCTCGGAGTCCTGCCCGGGAACCTGGTGTGGGGCCAGGTCCTCGGCGGGGCGGCCGTTTCCGGCATCGGCTTCACCGTCTCCCTGTTCATCACCGACCTGGCGTTCTCCGGCGATCCCGCGCTGGGGACCCAGGCCAAGATCGGCATCTTGGCCGGCTCGCTGCTCGCCGCCGGGACCGGCTGGCTGATCTTCCGGCTGGCCTGGGACCGCGGCGGCGTGTGCGCCCCGCCCGGCGACGGCGCCGAGAACGGGGACGGGGGCGCCGAGCCGGAGCCGCTGCCTCCCGTAACCGTCCGCGACCACGTCCTCGGCCCGGACGACGCTCCCGTGACCCTGGTGGAGTACGGCGACTTCGAGTGCCCGTACTGCGGGCGCGCAGTGGACGTCGTCAGGCGGCTGCGGGAGGAGTACGGGGAGCGGCTGCGGTTCGTCTTCCGGCACTTCCCGCTGCGCGAGGTGCATCCCCACGCGGTCGCGGCGGCCATCGTGTCGGAGGCCGCGGCCGACGAGGGCCGCTTCTGGGACATGCACGACATCCTGTTCGCCAACCAGCTGGCGCTCACCGACGCCGACCTGACCGCGTACGGGGAGAGGCTCGGTGTGAACGCGTGGGCCGACCCGGACCGGCACCGCCGCCGCGTCAACTCCGACCGGGAGGAGGGCGAGCGCAGCGGCGCGTCCGGAACCCCGACCTTCTTCGTGAACGGGACGCTCCACGACGGCGCCCACGACTTCGCGGGCCTGAGCGCCGCGATCGACCGGGCCCTCGAAGGCGACCGTGGCTCCTGA
- a CDS encoding YceI family protein, with protein sequence MGPEVSDLEPGRWAIDPAHSEITFTIRHLMTTVRGSFPDFHGEVVIGEDPLDSRAAAEIRMASIDTRNPERDEHVRSPEILDVEAHPVMTFAATGVERATIGRRARTPRFHVDGDLTIKNITRPVRLLTEFHGVGADPWGGTRAGFTATTAISRRDFGIEFNVPFQGDKVMLGDEVTIALEIQAVRTGADVPGAESAARAGTERGG encoded by the coding sequence ATGGGGCCCGAGGTGTCCGACCTCGAACCGGGCCGGTGGGCGATCGACCCGGCCCATTCGGAGATCACGTTCACGATCCGGCATCTCATGACGACGGTGCGGGGCTCGTTCCCCGACTTCCACGGGGAGGTCGTCATCGGGGAGGATCCGCTCGACTCGCGCGCCGCCGCCGAGATCCGCATGGCGTCGATCGACACGCGCAATCCCGAACGGGACGAGCACGTGCGCTCGCCCGAGATCCTCGACGTGGAGGCGCACCCGGTCATGACGTTCGCGGCGACCGGTGTGGAACGCGCCACAATCGGCCGCCGGGCGCGCACCCCCCGCTTCCACGTGGACGGCGACCTGACGATCAAGAACATCACCCGTCCCGTCCGGCTGCTGACGGAGTTCCACGGCGTCGGCGCGGATCCCTGGGGCGGCACCCGGGCGGGCTTCACCGCGACCACGGCCATCAGCCGCCGCGACTTCGGCATCGAGTTCAACGTCCCGTTCCAGGGGGACAAGGTCATGCTCGGCGACGAGGTCACGATCGCCCTGGAGATCCAGGCGGTCCGGACGGGCGCGGACGTTCCCGGCGCCGAGTCCGCGGCCCGGGCCGGGACGGAGCGCGGCGGCTAG
- a CDS encoding CaiB/BaiF CoA transferase family protein, whose protein sequence is MLPLEGFTVVALEQAVAAPLATRHLADLGARVIKVERVEGGDFARGYDHVVAGTGAHFVWLNRGKESLAVDLKSPEGVEVVRRLVARADVFVQNLAPGAAARLGLDAARLRADHPGLVVVGLSGYGSGGPMAQRKAYDMLIQAEAGLISITGTPDEPAKTGIPTADIAAGMYAAQSVLAALLRRTRTGDGATVEISMLDATIEWMGHALYTQLHTGRQPPRMGVGHTSIAPYDSYPTRDGRMLIGVQNDRGWRDLVTKVLGAPELADDERFATNVQRVRHRAECDAEVARRTREWTTAELDARLAEAGVPAAQLKDLSDVVGHPQLRSRERWRSVGTEFARIDALLPPPIFEEFEARMGDVPALGQHTRALLLEAGLTEEEADRALSRGVAAQHDASAPDSPSN, encoded by the coding sequence ATGCTTCCCCTCGAGGGTTTCACGGTGGTGGCGCTCGAGCAGGCGGTCGCGGCGCCGCTCGCCACCCGTCACCTCGCCGACCTCGGCGCGCGGGTCATCAAGGTCGAGCGCGTCGAGGGTGGCGACTTCGCCCGCGGCTACGACCACGTGGTCGCGGGGACGGGCGCGCACTTCGTCTGGCTCAACCGCGGCAAGGAGTCGCTGGCGGTCGACCTGAAGTCCCCGGAGGGCGTCGAGGTCGTCCGGCGGCTCGTCGCCCGCGCCGACGTCTTCGTGCAGAACCTCGCGCCGGGCGCGGCGGCGCGCCTCGGCCTCGACGCCGCCCGGCTGCGGGCCGACCATCCCGGCCTCGTCGTCGTCGGCCTGTCCGGCTACGGGAGCGGCGGGCCCATGGCGCAGCGCAAGGCGTACGACATGCTCATCCAGGCCGAGGCCGGCCTGATCTCGATCACCGGCACGCCGGACGAGCCCGCCAAGACCGGCATCCCCACCGCCGACATCGCCGCGGGCATGTACGCCGCCCAGTCCGTGCTCGCGGCCCTCCTGCGCCGGACGAGGACGGGCGACGGCGCCACCGTCGAGATCTCGATGCTCGACGCGACGATCGAGTGGATGGGGCACGCCCTCTACACCCAGCTCCACACCGGGCGGCAGCCGCCGCGCATGGGCGTCGGCCACACGTCCATCGCGCCCTACGACTCCTACCCGACCCGCGACGGCCGGATGCTCATCGGCGTGCAGAACGACCGGGGCTGGCGCGACCTCGTCACCAAGGTCCTCGGCGCGCCGGAGCTCGCGGACGACGAGCGCTTCGCCACCAACGTCCAGCGGGTGCGGCACCGCGCGGAGTGCGACGCCGAGGTCGCCCGGCGGACCCGGGAGTGGACGACCGCCGAGCTCGACGCGCGGCTGGCCGAGGCGGGCGTCCCCGCCGCCCAGCTCAAGGACCTCTCCGACGTCGTCGGGCATCCGCAGCTCAGGTCGCGGGAGCGCTGGCGTTCCGTCGGCACCGAGTTCGCGCGGATCGACGCGCTGCTCCCCCCGCCGATCTTCGAGGAGTTCGAGGCCCGGATGGGGGACGTGCCGGCGCTGGGGCAGCACACCCGTGCGCTGCTGCTCGAAGCGGGCCTCACCGAGGAGGAGGCCGACCGGGCGCTCTCACGCGGCGTGGCCGCTCAGCACGACGCCTCGGCCCCGGATTCGCCGTCGAACTGA
- a CDS encoding flavin-containing monooxygenase, with the protein MTRTSPLPQPDADGRTREVDAVVVGAGLSGLYMLHRLRSLGLSVQAFDGNEGVGGTWYANRYPGARVDVKSLDYAYSFDPDLEQEWEWTEKYPAQEELLRYIDHVADRFGLRPHIRLRTRVTEAEFDEGAERWHVRTDRGDRVTAQFLIMATGCLSVPRLPDVPGLDRFRGRWHHTAQWPEEGVDLAGKRVAVIGTASSGVQVIPLIAEQAEHLTVFQRTPNFVIPANNHPLKPEDQRAVKARYAEVRKANRESGFGVAFPEATKGAMEVPAEEREAYYRKVWYDDDNSLVSLLSGYNDLIISKESNDTIAQFVRDRIAEVVDDPEVAKELQPWDHPLGVKRPCLGTNYYETFNRPNVSLVNVRRTPLVEFTPGGIRTSEKEHPFDVIVLATGFDAITGALTAIDIRGRGGAGLAEKWAEGPRSYLGIAVAGFPNLFTITGPGSPSVLSNMMVSIEQHVEWVGDAIAAMRAGGKRTMEATAEAEDAWTRHVDEVAQMTLYPTADSWYVGSNVPGKPRVFMPYAAGVGVYRQQCDRIAASGYEGFVFTG; encoded by the coding sequence ATGACCCGGACTTCACCACTGCCGCAGCCGGACGCCGACGGGCGCACGCGCGAGGTCGACGCGGTGGTGGTCGGCGCCGGGCTCTCCGGCCTCTACATGCTGCACAGGCTGCGGAGCCTCGGGCTGTCGGTGCAGGCGTTCGACGGCAACGAGGGCGTCGGCGGCACGTGGTACGCGAACCGCTACCCCGGGGCGCGGGTCGACGTGAAGAGCCTGGACTACGCCTACTCGTTCGACCCGGATCTGGAACAGGAGTGGGAGTGGACGGAGAAGTACCCCGCACAGGAGGAGCTGCTCCGGTACATCGACCACGTCGCCGACCGCTTCGGCCTGCGCCCTCACATCCGGTTGCGGACGAGGGTCACCGAGGCCGAGTTCGATGAGGGCGCCGAACGCTGGCACGTGCGCACCGACCGCGGCGACCGGGTGACCGCCCAGTTCCTGATCATGGCGACGGGCTGCCTGTCGGTGCCGAGGCTGCCCGACGTGCCCGGACTCGACCGGTTCCGCGGCCGGTGGCACCACACGGCGCAGTGGCCGGAGGAAGGCGTCGACCTCGCGGGGAAGCGGGTCGCGGTGATCGGCACGGCGTCCTCGGGCGTCCAGGTCATCCCGCTCATCGCCGAGCAGGCCGAGCATCTGACGGTGTTCCAGCGGACGCCCAACTTCGTGATCCCGGCGAACAACCACCCGCTCAAGCCCGAGGACCAGCGGGCGGTGAAGGCCCGCTACGCGGAGGTGCGCAAGGCGAACCGCGAGTCCGGTTTCGGCGTCGCCTTCCCCGAGGCGACCAAGGGCGCGATGGAAGTGCCGGCCGAGGAGCGCGAGGCGTATTACCGGAAGGTCTGGTACGACGACGACAACAGCCTCGTCAGCCTGCTCAGCGGCTACAACGACCTGATCATCAGCAAGGAGTCGAACGACACCATCGCGCAGTTCGTCCGCGACAGGATCGCCGAGGTCGTCGACGACCCCGAGGTCGCCAAGGAATTGCAGCCGTGGGACCACCCGCTGGGCGTCAAGCGTCCCTGCCTCGGCACGAACTACTACGAGACGTTCAACCGCCCGAACGTGAGCCTGGTCAACGTGCGCCGCACACCGCTGGTGGAGTTCACGCCCGGCGGCATCCGCACGTCGGAGAAGGAGCACCCATTCGACGTCATCGTGCTCGCGACGGGCTTCGACGCGATCACCGGGGCTCTGACGGCGATCGACATCCGCGGGCGCGGCGGGGCCGGGCTGGCCGAGAAGTGGGCGGAGGGGCCGCGCTCCTACCTGGGGATCGCCGTGGCGGGATTCCCGAACCTGTTCACGATCACCGGTCCGGGCAGCCCGTCGGTGCTGTCCAACATGATGGTGTCGATCGAGCAGCACGTGGAGTGGGTCGGCGACGCGATCGCCGCGATGCGGGCCGGGGGCAAGCGGACGATGGAGGCCACCGCCGAGGCGGAGGACGCCTGGACGCGGCACGTCGACGAGGTCGCGCAGATGACGCTCTACCCGACGGCGGACTCGTGGTACGTGGGCTCGAACGTGCCGGGCAAGCCCCGGGTGTTCATGCCGTATGCCGCGGGCGTCGGCGTGTACCGCCAGCAGTGCGACCGCATCGCCGCCTCCGGCTACGAGGGATTCGTGTTCACCGGGTAG
- a CDS encoding Lrp/AsnC family transcriptional regulator has product MDHLSSGSPPLPGSSGRSAVPLDNVDRAILRELQADGRISIRALADRVSVSRSNAYARMERLVREGVVAGFTARVDPVRAGLGTAAYVLVNIEQNSWRTVTAALRDVPGVEHLAFVGGDVDLVMLVRTPDNASLRDVVLSRVHAVEGVRSTRTWLIFDETPAARPMP; this is encoded by the coding sequence ATGGACCATCTGTCTTCCGGGAGCCCGCCGCTGCCCGGTTCCTCCGGACGTTCGGCCGTCCCGCTCGACAACGTCGACCGGGCGATCCTCCGCGAGCTCCAGGCCGACGGCCGCATCTCCATCCGCGCGCTCGCCGATCGGGTGAGCGTCTCGCGCTCCAACGCCTACGCGCGCATGGAACGGCTCGTGAGGGAGGGCGTCGTCGCCGGCTTCACCGCCCGGGTGGACCCCGTCCGCGCGGGTCTCGGCACGGCCGCCTACGTCCTGGTCAACATCGAGCAGAACTCATGGCGCACCGTGACCGCCGCACTCCGCGACGTGCCGGGCGTCGAGCACCTCGCCTTCGTCGGCGGCGACGTCGACCTGGTCATGCTGGTGCGCACCCCGGACAACGCGTCCCTCCGCGACGTGGTCCTGTCCCGCGTCCACGCGGTGGAGGGCGTCCGCTCGACCCGCACCTGGCTGATCTTCGACGAGACCCCGGCCGCCCGCCCGATGCCCTGA
- a CDS encoding CHAP domain-containing protein: protein MDPIGKKLLDVAEKELGYTEKSGGYTKYGNWWTENVDADNDDYFKTAPWCDMFLAWAADKAGVTEQAGQFAATVDHAKWFDEHGAFGREPEPGAIVFYDWNGSDDIDKIDHVGIVEKVEGRTLHTIEGNADGYKLMRKTRSMDNVVGFGYPSKVKVETKYTPKHAAPAPTVDRVGDRVTSTASHEQEQQPAHEQLPAQEAVLGGVLALVLCGSLALAAGRAAAAKAPTAPPIRVRKRGKHHRTPVALPADMTPADLDRADAGTTVMPALSLAAAHEAEDREFWGRIAHLEEDAELAFWNSLHAEVSETTPVEYARAPGFR from the coding sequence ATGGACCCGATCGGCAAGAAGCTGCTCGACGTCGCCGAGAAGGAACTCGGATACACCGAGAAGAGCGGCGGCTACACCAAGTACGGCAACTGGTGGACCGAGAACGTCGACGCCGACAACGACGACTACTTCAAGACGGCCCCCTGGTGCGACATGTTCCTCGCCTGGGCCGCCGACAAGGCCGGCGTCACCGAGCAGGCCGGGCAGTTCGCCGCCACGGTCGACCACGCCAAGTGGTTCGACGAGCACGGGGCCTTCGGGCGCGAGCCCGAGCCCGGCGCCATCGTCTTCTACGACTGGAACGGCTCCGACGACATCGACAAGATCGACCACGTCGGCATCGTCGAGAAGGTCGAGGGCCGCACCCTGCACACCATCGAGGGCAACGCCGACGGCTACAAGCTCATGCGCAAGACCCGCAGCATGGACAACGTCGTCGGCTTCGGCTACCCCTCCAAGGTCAAGGTCGAGACCAAGTACACCCCGAAGCACGCCGCCCCCGCGCCGACCGTCGACCGGGTGGGCGACCGCGTCACCTCGACCGCCTCCCACGAGCAGGAGCAGCAGCCGGCCCACGAGCAGCTCCCCGCCCAGGAGGCCGTGCTCGGCGGCGTCCTCGCCCTCGTCCTGTGCGGCAGCCTCGCCCTCGCCGCCGGACGCGCCGCCGCGGCCAAGGCCCCCACCGCGCCGCCCATCCGCGTCCGCAAGCGCGGCAAGCACCACCGCACCCCGGTCGCCCTTCCCGCCGACATGACCCCCGCCGACCTCGACCGCGCGGACGCCGGCACCACCGTCATGCCCGCCCTCTCCCTCGCCGCCGCCCACGAGGCCGAGGACCGCGAGTTCTGGGGCCGCATCGCCCACCTCGAGGAGGACGCCGAACTCGCCTTCTGGAACTCCCTGCACGCGGAAGTCAGCGAGACCACACCCGTCGAGTACGCAAGAGCGCCGGGATTCCGCTAG
- a CDS encoding universal stress protein yields MIGEHVLAGFVNDAGGREALDLAAAIVGLTGGRLSVATVHPPGLPAAAGEARATLGQVPDILEDVPVELHLQEGRSVARGLTVLASRIGADLIVVGSPEGGARGRIGVGAAADHLLHSATEAVMLAPSGYSPPDALGRITVMYVRRPQCDEAVIRAAQAAERLDVPLRLVTLALGNVGDEGAERLRDDLALAIRLALDSSELLPEDVSAELAEGDDVADALDDVDWPEGELLVCASSEDAAAHRVFLGEVALKVLRAAPCPVTVLPRGYF; encoded by the coding sequence ATGATCGGGGAACACGTCCTGGCCGGGTTCGTCAACGACGCGGGCGGGCGGGAGGCCCTCGACCTGGCGGCCGCGATCGTCGGGCTGACCGGCGGCCGGCTGAGCGTGGCGACCGTCCATCCGCCGGGGCTCCCGGCCGCGGCGGGCGAGGCCCGCGCCACGCTGGGCCAGGTGCCCGACATCCTGGAGGACGTGCCCGTGGAGCTGCACCTCCAGGAGGGGCGCAGCGTCGCGCGGGGGCTCACCGTCCTCGCCAGCCGGATCGGCGCCGACCTGATCGTCGTCGGCTCCCCCGAGGGCGGCGCCCGCGGCCGCATCGGCGTCGGCGCCGCCGCCGACCATCTGCTCCACTCGGCGACCGAGGCCGTGATGCTCGCCCCGTCCGGCTACTCCCCGCCCGACGCCCTGGGACGCATCACGGTCATGTACGTCCGGCGCCCGCAGTGCGACGAGGCCGTCATCCGCGCCGCGCAGGCCGCCGAGCGCCTGGACGTCCCGCTGCGCCTGGTCACGCTGGCCCTGGGGAACGTCGGCGACGAGGGCGCCGAACGCCTCCGCGACGACCTCGCCCTCGCCATCCGCCTGGCGCTCGACTCCTCCGAGCTGCTCCCCGAGGACGTCTCCGCCGAGCTCGCCGAGGGCGACGACGTCGCCGACGCGCTGGACGACGTGGACTGGCCCGAGGGCGAGCTCCTCGTGTGCGCGTCCAGCGAAGACGCCGCCGCCCACCGGGTGTTCCTGGGCGAGGTGGCCCTCAAGGTTCTGCGCGCCGCACCGTGCCCGGTGACCGTCCTCCCGCGAGGCTACTTCTGA
- a CDS encoding LysR substrate-binding domain-containing protein — protein MDIGQLRAFLVVAEELHFGRAAERLHMAQPPLSRTIKQLERELGTTLFDRNTRRVELTASGRALLGPAAEVLDAMRRAEAAVRSAASGDSGVVRIAFAGVSTHRLVARLARAVRSRLPGIRLELSSQQFAQPALRKLQQGETDLALGRWDVVPGDLQAEVVMTDSLVLALPGAHPLARNESVSVADLAGEQFVSLSPLEGSVMPERLRRLAAEHGFFPEIVQIAPDTQTALALVSAEVGCHLTLASVAANAADPHLRFVPVADEAPDVHLRMAWRRSETDPALHAVRRQLAALE, from the coding sequence ATGGACATCGGGCAGCTGCGGGCCTTCCTCGTCGTGGCGGAGGAGCTGCACTTCGGGCGGGCGGCCGAGCGGCTGCACATGGCGCAGCCGCCGCTGAGCAGGACCATCAAGCAGCTGGAGCGGGAGCTCGGCACGACGTTGTTCGACCGGAACACCCGCCGGGTGGAGCTCACGGCGAGCGGCCGGGCGCTGCTGGGACCGGCCGCCGAGGTCCTGGACGCGATGCGCCGCGCCGAGGCAGCGGTGAGGTCCGCGGCCAGCGGGGACAGCGGTGTCGTGCGGATCGCGTTCGCCGGGGTGTCGACCCATCGGCTGGTGGCGCGCCTGGCCCGCGCCGTGCGGTCGCGGCTCCCGGGGATCCGGCTCGAGCTCAGCAGCCAGCAGTTCGCGCAGCCGGCGTTGAGGAAGCTGCAGCAGGGCGAGACCGACCTGGCGCTGGGACGCTGGGACGTCGTGCCGGGGGACCTGCAGGCCGAGGTGGTGATGACCGACTCCCTCGTGCTCGCCCTCCCCGGCGCGCATCCGCTCGCCCGCAACGAATCGGTGTCCGTGGCCGACCTGGCGGGGGAGCAGTTCGTCTCGCTGTCTCCGCTGGAGGGTTCGGTGATGCCGGAGCGGCTTCGCCGGCTGGCGGCGGAGCACGGGTTCTTCCCCGAGATCGTGCAGATCGCGCCGGACACGCAGACCGCGCTGGCGCTGGTGAGCGCCGAGGTGGGGTGTCATCTGACCCTGGCGTCCGTGGCCGCGAACGCCGCCGATCCGCACCTCAGGTTCGTCCCGGTCGCCGACGAGGCACCGGACGTGCACCTGCGCATGGCGTGGCGGCGCAGCGAGACCGACCCGGCGCTGCACGCCGTGCGCCGTCAGCTGGCGGCCCTGGAGTGA